The following are encoded together in the Bubalus kerabau isolate K-KA32 ecotype Philippines breed swamp buffalo chromosome 3, PCC_UOA_SB_1v2, whole genome shotgun sequence genome:
- the LOC129647724 gene encoding ferritin light chain-like, with the protein MSSQIRQNYSTEVEAAVNRLVNMPLRASYTYLSLGFYFDRDDVALEGVGHFFRELAKEKREGTERLLKLQNQRGGRALFLDVQKPSQDEWGKTQDAMEAALLVEKNLNQALLDLHGLASARGDPHICDFLENHFLDEEVKLIKKMGDHLTNLRRLAGPQAGLGEYLFETLTLKHD; encoded by the coding sequence ATGAGCTCCCAGATTCGTCAGAATTATTCTACCGAGGTGGAGGCCGCCGTCAACCGCTTGGTTAACATGCCACTGCGGGCCTCCTACACCTACCTCTCTCTGGGCTTCTATTTCGACCGCGACGATGTGGCCCTGGAGGGTGTGGGTCACTTTTTTCGCGAATTGGCCAAGGAGAAGCGCGAGGGCACGGAGCGTCTCTTGAAACTGCAAAACCAGCGTGGCGGCCGCGCCCTCTTCCTGGACGTGCAGAAGCCATCTCAAGATGAGTGGGGTAAAACCCAGGACGCTATGGAGGCCGCCCTTCTCGTAGAGAAGAACCTGAATCAAGCCCTGTTGGATCTGCATGGCCTGGCTTCTGCCCGCGGAGACCCCCACATCTGTGACTTCCTGGAGAACCACTTCTTAGATGAGGAAGTGAAACTCATCAAGAAGATGGGTGACCACCTGACCAACCTCCGCAGGCTGGCTGGTCCCCAGGCTGGGTTGGGCGAGTATCTCTTCGAAACGCTCACCCTCAAGCACGACTAG